A single Rhinolophus ferrumequinum isolate MPI-CBG mRhiFer1 chromosome 20, mRhiFer1_v1.p, whole genome shotgun sequence DNA region contains:
- the LOC117012530 gene encoding DNA-directed RNA polymerases I, II, and III subunit RPABC4-like: MNTQKEVQPPKQQPMIYICGECHTENEIKSRDPIRYRKYGYRIMYKKRTKRLVVFDTQ; the protein is encoded by the coding sequence ATGAACACCCAGAAGGAAGTTCAACCCCCAAAACAGCAGCCAATGATATATATCTGTGGAGAATgtcacacagaaaatgaaataaaatccagagATCCAATCAGATACAGAAAATATGGATACAGAATAATGTACAAGAAAAGGACTAAAAGATTGGTGGTTTTTGATACTCAGTGA